From the genome of Peptoniphilus sp. ING2-D1G:
GTTGTTTGCAATAGAATTTAATATAATTTTGTCATTTCTGATTAACTTAATATTTATATCTGAGTTGGACAAGGCGATTTTTTGTACTATGTCATAAATATTATTAAACTCAGTATTATCAGACTTTAAAAAATTTTTCCTTACAGGAGTATTATAAAAAATATCTTTAATATAGAATATTGTTCCTGTATTCATAGATATATTTTCTAATGAATTTATTATACCTTTTTCAACTGTAGCTTTTGTTCCTATTTCAGATGAATTATCTTTTGTTAAAACCTTTATTTTTGAAATATTGGAAATACTGGCAAGTGCTTCACCTCTAAAACCTAATGATTTTATATTAAGTAGGTCGTCAGAAGAAGTTATCTTTGATGTAGAGTGTCTTAAAAAAGCTAATTTTAAATCTTCGCTATTCATCCCTACACCATTATCTGCAATCTTAATTAAATCTGTTGTTTCACCTGAAATTTCAATATTTATGTGTTTGGCTTTTGCGTCTATGGAATTTTCTATCATTTCTTTTACAATGGAAGCGGGGTTTTCTATTATTTCTCCTGCAGCAATTTTTGAAATTGTAATATCATCTAATACCTTAATACTCATTAGTGTTTCTTATCCTTTCAATAACCGTGTTCAAAATATTGATTGCTTCTAAGGGTGATAAATTATTAATATTTATATTTGATATATCTTTTAAAATTTTTTCTGATGCGCTGTATTTATTTCTGGACTTAATATCAGTTTGTTTTGGTTTATTTATCAAAACACTTTTTTCTTCAGAGATATTATCCAAAATTTCCCTGGATCTATTTAAAACAACTTCGTTTATACCGGCAAGTTTTGCAACCTCAATCCCATAGGAATTATTTGTATATCCGTCTATGATTTTTCGCAAAAATATAATAGTATCTTCTTGCTCCTGTACTTGAATGGTCAGGTTGGATATACAATCGTATTTTTTTGCTAAATCTACAAGTTCATGGTAGTGGGTTGCAAAGAGAGTCTTTGCTTTTATATTTTCCACAATAAATTCCACAATTGCCCAAGCCAGTGAAATACCATCATAGGTGCTTGTTCCTCTTCCAACTTCATCCAGAATTATAAGTGATGATGAAGTTGCATTATTTAAAATATTTGCAACTTCTTTCATTTCAACCATGAAAGTACTCTCTCCTTTTGAAAGATTATCAGAAGCTCCTATGCGCGTAAAAATTTTATCAACAATAGAAAGGTTTGCTTTTGATGCCGGAACATAACATCCCATTTGCGCCATTATGACAATAAGTGCAACCTGTCTCATATAGGTGGACTTTCCTGCCATATTAGGACCTGTTATTATGTGTATTAAATTCTCTTTATTATCCAGCACTGTATCATTTGGAACAAACAATTCATCAGTAAAATTAAACTCAATAATTGGATGTCGACCATCTTTAATTTCTATTACTTCATCTTGATTAAATTCTGGTTTTGTATAATTATTTTTTATGGATACATCTGAAAAATTTGTCAATACATCAATCAAAGATACTACTTTAGAGAGTTCTTGAATATTTTTTATATTATCAGAAAGGTATTTTTTCAATTCATCAAATAAAGATAATTGTAAAGCTAATGCATCATCTCTGGAAGAAAGAAGCTTTGCCTCCATTTCCTTAAGTTCTAAAGAAAAATATCTTTCTGATCCGACTAAAGTTTGCTTTCTGATGTATGTTGAGGGAACTTTATCTACAAAAGACTTTGTAATTTCAATGAAATATCCCAGTATTTTATTATATTTAACTCTTAAATTTTTTATGCCGGTTTTTTCTCTTTGTTCATTTTCAAATTCAAGTATCCATTTTTTTGCCTTTGTACTCATATCAAATAAATCATCGAGTTCTTTTGAAAAACCCTTTTTTATAAACTGTTTTTCTTCAAAATTTGCAGGTGGATCATCAATTATTGTATTTTCAATAGTTGATTTAAGTTTTTCTAACGGGTTGATTTGATCTGATAATTTAGAAAGAATTTCAGAATTTGATAATTTTAAAATAAATTTTATATTTTTTATTGATTTTAATGAATTTAATAAAGCTATTAGATCTTTAGGGGTAATAGTTGAATTGGAAATCTTTACGCTGAGCCTTTCAATATCATAGATTTCATTTAACTCTTTGATTATATTATCTAAAAGAATAAAATCTTCATTTAATTTTTCAACTATGTTCAACCTATATTCAATTTCATCTCTATATTTAAGTGGTTTTTCAATCCATTTTTTCAATGTTCGCGATCCCATAGAGGTTTTGCAATTGTCTAAAACGCCTAAAAGAGAATCTTTCTTTGAATTTGTATTTAATCCCTTTACTAATTCCAAATTGATTTTTGAGTTCTCATCTATCAGTAAATTGTCATCACTATTGTAATAAATTACAAAATTTAGATGTTTAAACCCATCTTTTTGAGTTTTTATTACATAACTGAATAAAATTTTTATTGAAATTAAATCGTTTATATTTCGATTATTTTTTAAATTGATCAGTTCACTATATATATTGGTATCATCAATATATTCATCAAAATCATTTACATTAAGATTTAAATCTTCGACAAAGTTGATATAAGAGGGTATATTTTTAAGTATTTTATTGAAATTAACATCCTTTTGTTTATTAATTAGTATTTCACTGGGATTTATTCTATAACATTCATCAACAAAAAAGATGTTTAACTCCTTTCTATTTAAAAAAGTTTTTTCAGTAATATATATTTCTCCGGTACTATAATCCAAATAGGATATAAAAATGCTTAGATTTTTAACATATACACTCATCAAATAGTTATTATTTGAGCTATCTAAATATTCCGAATCTGTGAAAGTTCCGGGTGTAATGACTTTTGTAACTTCTCTTTTTACAATGGTTTTTGCTAATTTAGGGTCTTCAACTTGATCGCAAATTGCAACTTTATATCCCTTATCGATCAGTTTTGATATATAGGAATTTGAAACGTGATGAGGAAAACCGCACATTGGGACATTATTACCGGTGGAAGCTCTCTTTGTAAGTGTCAAGTGAAGCTCTTTAGATGCAGTGACTGCATCATCAAAGAACATTTCATAAAAATCTCCCAACCTAAATAAGAGTATTTCATCTTTATGTTTTTTCTTAACATCCAAGTATTGTTTCATCATGGGAGTAAGATTTTCAATATTAATATCCTTCAATTAAATCACCACTTAGAGAAAATGTATTGGCATGTGTAATTTCGACATTTACAAATTCGCCTATATTCGATTTATCACCTTTAAAATTTACAGTTTTAAATCCTTCAGTTCTTCCTGTCAAGTATTCAGAATTATTCTTACTCAATCCTTCAACTAATATCTTTTGATTTGTACCTATTAATTTTTTATTCTTTTTTAATTGAATGGGATATAATGCATCTAATAATCTTTGAAACCTTTCATGTTTTATATTCTCTGGAATTTGATCTTTAGATTTTGCTGCAATTGTCCCTTCCCTTCTCGAGTATATAAACGTAAAAGATGTGTCATATTCAACCTTATTTACCAGATCAAGAGTTTCCAAGAAATCCTCTTCGGTCTCTCCTGGAAAACCCACCATTAAATCAGTACATAGAGAAATATCCGGGCATATTGATTTTATTTTATCAATAATACGCAAATAATATTCTTTAGTATAGTGTCTATTCATTTTTTTTAATATTCTATCTGAACCCGATTGTACGGGTAAATGTAGAAAGTTTGATAATTTATCTATATCTTTATATGCATTTAACAGCTCATCTGAAATATCTTTAGGATGTGATGTCATAAATCTAATTCTTTCAAGACCATCTATATCGGAAATCCTATATAATAATTCTGCAAATGTAACTTTTTTATTTAAATTTTTGCCATAAGAATTTACATTTTGTCCCAACAATGTCACTTCTTTTATACCTGTGCTTACCAAATTTTTGATTTCTAAGACAATATCTTCAGGGCTTCTACTGTATTCTCTTCCTCTGGTATAAGGGACTATACAAAATGTACAGAAGTTATTGCAGCCAAACATGATATTTACGTAAGCTTTGAAAGAATAAAGCCTGTTGGCGCCTAAGCTTTCATCTATAACTGAGATGTCATCGTTAATATCAATTGCAAGTTTGTTGGTTTTATAAGTATTCAATAATAATTCAGGTAACTTCCATATATTATTAGTACCAAAAATAATGTCTACATTTTCAAATTTTTCGATAACATATTCTCTTGATTCTTTTCTTTGCATCATACATCCGCATACACCTATTTTAATGTCTTTTTTTTTGTTTTTTAAATGCTTTAGATTTCCCAGCTGTCCATATACTTTATCTTCGGCGGAATGTCTTACTGAACAGGTATTTACAATAATTAAATCTGAATTATTAATATCAGGATTTAATTTATAACCCATTTTTCCCAAAATCCATTCTATTTTTTCTGAATCATGTTCGTTCATTTGGCATCCATGAGTAATAACTGTTGCTTTCTTAGGTGTTTCGTTATAGGTTGTCTTTATATATTTTATTTGCTCTTCAATATTATTTTTATAATCATTTATCAAATTTATATTTTCCATTAAGTTCCTCTCTGATATTAAGATTTACTTAGCTTATTATATCATTTATATCAAAGTTAAAAAATAAAGAAGTATAATTCAGCATTATGAATTTATACTTCTTTATTTTTTTCAACATTTGAAATTCCGTTTCTATTGCTTACAATATACGACAAATCACATATTTCACTTAAATGTCTATTATGAGTTACCATTATTACTTGTCTTTTAAACATAGAAGAAGATTTTTTTAAAAATTCACCTAAATTAAAAATATAGTCATCGCTTACATGTTTCCCCGGCTCATCAAATATCAAAGGACCTTCAATGCCGGGGCTGTGAATTTGAATAAAGGATATTCTTAAGGCTATAGAAATTATATCAACAATTCCCCCACCTCTTGCAAGTTCCGGTTTGGTCTTTATGCTATATCCGTCATAATTTGAAACTACATAGAATTCAGCCTGAGGGATATTTCTACTTTCAGTGATTTCAATTATAAATTCAATGTCTGTCTCTAAAACAAATTGAAGGCATTTAGTAACTAGTTCCTCAATTTGCCTTTTTGCCTGTTCTCTCCCGTAAGCTGATGTTTTTTGAAAAAGAACTGTAACTTTGGACAAAATATCGTTGTATTTTTCAAGTTTTTCTATTTCAGAAGAGGTTTCTTTAAACTGTTCTGTAATAATCGACATTTTACCCTTTTCAATATTTATTTCATTTTCAATAGTATTTATGGACTTATTTAATGAATCAATATCCATTTGCATCAATCCTTAGGCATTAATTTGTCAGCCCTGTCCAATAAATCGTCAATTTCATTTTTCAATTTATCGATTTCTGAATTTAAGTTTTCGGGCTCAACACCATACTGTTTTATTTGTTCAATTAAATCCTTTTTGGTAGCATATAGACTTTCAAGTTTTATCTCAGCTCTATTTTTTAAATCTTTGGATTTTTCCAGATTATCCTTTAATATATTTAATTTTTCTTCATAGTTCATAGACTTACTCCTCAACGTATCTTTTTCTGATATTTTCAATAACTTCATTATCTATTTTGCTAAAACATAAGGGGCATTGCCCTATATGAAGCATTTCATTTTGATAGCTTTTATAATTTAATTTGATGTTTTTATCAAATTTTAAATATTCTTCTTTAGATTTTGATATATTTTGCTTCAAAGAATCTAAATTAATTTTGCTATTTTTCAGAAAATCATATTTAATTAATACTTTATCAAGTATTTTTAATATATTTTCAATTTCATCTAAATCATTGTATTTAAGGCAAAAACTTTTCCCAACTTCAATTCTATTTGATAAATCTTCATAATTTGTAAAGAAGTTTTGAAAAATATTTAGTCGCATTAAAAAAACATTTGCTTGATTATATATTTCTTCTATGGCATTTAAATTACTTAACAGATTTAAAATTTTATTTTGATTTTCTATATCGACTAAGCATAAATCATACTTATTTTTTTGGTAGGTCATTTCTTTATAAAACTTAGTTTTTTGGGAAATTGTATCAATAGTATTTTCATATAAATCTAAATTTTCTAATTTTTTTATCCATTTTTTATTTTTATTAATTTCTTCACTATTAAATAAAATTTTTTTATTAATATCGGATAAGTTTTTATATTTAAAATATTTTAAAGTTAATTTGTTATAAATATTTAAAATAGTATCTAAATTTTTATGTTTTTCTATTACACGAAGTTCATTGTCAATTTCAAATTCAATACTTTTAAATTTTTGTAATAATTTTATAAGAGAATTATATTTATCAATTTTGGTGTCTAATTTAAACTTTAGATTTTTAAGTTTCGCTAAAATTTCTTCTTTTTTTGATAGATAATCGAATTCCTTTAGTTTTTCAGATAAAAATTCTCTTCTATCTTCAAGAGTTTTAATGTCTGAAGTAGTGCTTTTTGAGTCTCTTATGGTTTCTCTTAAGGCATCATCAATGAAATTAACCCCTACTAACCTGCCTATTGCACTTGCACGAATAGAATTTTTTTCGTTTAATAGAAAAGGACCTTCCAATTGTTCAGCTATATTTATTATACTATTTGTGGATTCATCTAAATTAATTTTGTACATATTAATTTCTTCCGAAATTTCTTTAGGAACAATTCGTCCAAAGCCTTCAAAATAAAATTCTTCACCATTGGATTTTTTTAAATAATAGCTATTTTTTGAAGGAGAACGAAATCTTTTTACTATAGCCCCAGTGTTGAAGTGGACACTCACAGACGTATTTTTTTCGCCCTGTCTAATAAAATAGTCTCCTTGAGGCTCATTGTAAAGAGCCCATTTTATTGCCCTGATTATAGCAGTTTTGCCACTATCTGAATTGCCTACAATCACATTTAATCCCTTATCAAAGTCAAGAAGAGTATATTTATGAGATTGAAAATTTTCAAGTTCCAATTTGCTTATATATATCAATAAAACTCAGCTCCTCTTCTTTGTTGCTCTTCGATTCTTGATATAGCTTCATTTCTAATTTCATCTTCAATAGATTCATTATTTGCAATTTCATTTAATATATCATAGACATTTAAATTGCTTAGTTGTGTTGTTGAATCAATAATTTCTTTAAATTCATAGATTTTTGATTGTTTGAATTTATGTCTTTCTATTTCCCTTCTATCAAGTACGACATTGCCGTCCAATGCGGTTTTTAAATAAATTTCCTTTACGCTAATACAATCGGTAAGCTCTAAAATTACTATCTTAGGTCTTCTGTTTATTTCAGAAATTGAATTGGATATTCTAACCAATGCACCAGGATTAATAAAGTATTTTCCATTTATCTCTTGAGTTTTAAAACCAAAATGATAATGTCCTCCTAAAGTGATATCTGCTTTAGTATCTAACAAGTCTGAAATAATGGTATGAGGTACATTTTTCAAAAAAGGTTTATCAATTAAAAAACCGTGGGTCATATGAATTTGATAATCAATATAGGGGTTTCTATCACTTACAATATATTTGTATCTATTGGCTTCATCATCGATTCCTGCGAAAAAAGGATTAGATGTAAGTTGAACCTTTGTTCCGTCTTTTTCAAGAATAATTTTTTTATCATTTACAAGTTTTATTATGTTAAAACTATCTAATAAACCAAGCATAGTTCTGTTTAAAGTCTTGTAATTATGACCAAATATATCG
Proteins encoded in this window:
- the miaB gene encoding (Dimethylallyl)adenosine tRNA methylthiotransferase MiaB (Catalyzes the methylthiolation of N6-(dimethylallyl)adenosine (i6A), leading to the formation of 2-methylthio-N6-(dimethylallyl)adenosine (ms2i6A) at position 37 in tRNAs that read codons beginning with uridine; High confidence in function and specificity); translated protein: MENINLINDYKNNIEEQIKYIKTTYNETPKKATVITHGCQMNEHDSEKIEWILGKMGYKLNPDINNSDLIIVNTCSVRHSAEDKVYGQLGNLKHLKNKKKDIKIGVCGCMMQRKESREYVIEKFENVDIIFGTNNIWKLPELLLNTYKTNKLAIDINDDISVIDESLGANRLYSFKAYVNIMFGCNNFCTFCIVPYTRGREYSRSPEDIVLEIKNLVSTGIKEVTLLGQNVNSYGKNLNKKVTFAELLYRISDIDGLERIRFMTSHPKDISDELLNAYKDIDKLSNFLHLPVQSGSDRILKKMNRHYTKEYYLRIIDKIKSICPDISLCTDLMVGFPGETEEDFLETLDLVNKVEYDTSFTFIYSRREGTIAAKSKDQIPENIKHERFQRLLDALYPIQLKKNKKLIGTNQKILVEGLSKNNSEYLTGRTEGFKTVNFKGDKSNIGEFVNVEITHANTFSLSGDLIEGY
- a CDS encoding ATPase (ATPase involved in DNA repair [DNA replication, recombination, and repair]; High confidence in function and specificity); this translates as MDIDSLNKSINTIENEINIEKGKMSIITEQFKETSSEIEKLEKYNDILSKVTVLFQKTSAYGREQAKRQIEELVTKCLQFVLETDIEFIIEITESRNIPQAEFYVVSNYDGYSIKTKPELARGGGIVDIISIALRISFIQIHSPGIEGPLIFDEPGKHVSDDYIFNLGEFLKKSSSMFKRQVIMVTHNRHLSEICDLSYIVSNRNGISNVEKNKEV
- a CDS encoding Hypothetical protein (Family membership) is translated as MNYEEKLNILKDNLEKSKDLKNRAEIKLESLYATKKDLIEQIKQYGVEPENLNSEIDKLKNEIDDLLDRADKLMPKD
- the mutS gene encoding DNA mismatch repair protein MutS (This protein is involved in the repair of mismatches in DNA. It is possible that it carries out the mismatch recognition step. This protein has a weak ATPase activity; High confidence in function and specificity), whose amino-acid sequence is MKQYLDVKKKHKDEILLFRLGDFYEMFFDDAVTASKELHLTLTKRASTGNNVPMCGFPHHVSNSYISKLIDKGYKVAICDQVEDPKLAKTIVKREVTKVITPGTFTDSEYLDSSNNNYLMSVYVKNLSIFISYLDYSTGEIYITEKTFLNRKELNIFFVDECYRINPSEILINKQKDVNFNKILKNIPSYINFVEDLNLNVNDFDEYIDDTNIYSELINLKNNRNINDLISIKILFSYVIKTQKDGFKHLNFVIYYNSDDNLLIDENSKINLELVKGLNTNSKKDSLLGVLDNCKTSMGSRTLKKWIEKPLKYRDEIEYRLNIVEKLNEDFILLDNIIKELNEIYDIERLSVKISNSTITPKDLIALLNSLKSIKNIKFILKLSNSEILSKLSDQINPLEKLKSTIENTIIDDPPANFEEKQFIKKGFSKELDDLFDMSTKAKKWILEFENEQREKTGIKNLRVKYNKILGYFIEITKSFVDKVPSTYIRKQTLVGSERYFSLELKEMEAKLLSSRDDALALQLSLFDELKKYLSDNIKNIQELSKVVSLIDVLTNFSDVSIKNNYTKPEFNQDEVIEIKDGRHPIIEFNFTDELFVPNDTVLDNKENLIHIITGPNMAGKSTYMRQVALIVIMAQMGCYVPASKANLSIVDKIFTRIGASDNLSKGESTFMVEMKEVANILNNATSSSLIILDEVGRGTSTYDGISLAWAIVEFIVENIKAKTLFATHYHELVDLAKKYDCISNLTIQVQEQEDTIIFLRKIIDGYTNNSYGIEVAKLAGINEVVLNRSREILDNISEEKSVLINKPKQTDIKSRNKYSASEKILKDISNININNLSPLEAINILNTVIERIRNTNEY
- a CDS encoding DNA repair exonuclease (High confidence in function and specificity) — protein: MKILYFTDTHIRATNPKNRLDNFFETLKNKINEVADISIKENVDFVLHGGDLFDRPDTSISIVNEFAKIFQKFKAPIYMISGNHDIFGHNYKTLNRTMLGLLDSFNIIKLVNDKKIILEKDGTKVQLTSNPFFAGIDDEANRYKYIVSDRNPYIDYQIHMTHGFLIDKPFLKNVPHTIISDLLDTKADITLGGHYHFGFKTQEINGKYFINPGALVRISNSISEINRRPKIVILELTDCISVKEIYLKTALDGNVVLDRREIERHKFKQSKIYEFKEIIDSTTQLSNLNVYDILNEIANNESIEDEIRNEAISRIEEQQRRGAEFY
- a CDS encoding chromosome segregation protein (High confidence in function and specificity) — its product is MIYISKLELENFQSHKYTLLDFDKGLNVIVGNSDSGKTAIIRAIKWALYNEPQGDYFIRQGEKNTSVSVHFNTGAIVKRFRSPSKNSYYLKKSNGEEFYFEGFGRIVPKEISEEINMYKINLDESTNSIINIAEQLEGPFLLNEKNSIRASAIGRLVGVNFIDDALRETIRDSKSTTSDIKTLEDRREFLSEKLKEFDYLSKKEEILAKLKNLKFKLDTKIDKYNSLIKLLQKFKSIEFEIDNELRVIEKHKNLDTILNIYNKLTLKYFKYKNLSDINKKILFNSEEINKNKKWIKKLENLDLYENTIDTISQKTKFYKEMTYQKNKYDLCLVDIENQNKILNLLSNLNAIEEIYNQANVFLMRLNIFQNFFTNYEDLSNRIEVGKSFCLKYNDLDEIENILKILDKVLIKYDFLKNSKINLDSLKQNISKSKEEYLKFDKNIKLNYKSYQNEMLHIGQCPLCFSKIDNEVIENIRKRYVEE